Proteins from one Bos indicus x Bos taurus breed Angus x Brahman F1 hybrid chromosome 19, Bos_hybrid_MaternalHap_v2.0, whole genome shotgun sequence genomic window:
- the LOC113878512 gene encoding keratin, high-sulfur matrix protein, B2B yields MACCSTSFCGFPICSTAGTCGSSCSQPTCCQTSCCQPTSIQTSCCQPIFIQTSCCQPTCLQTSGCETGCGIGGSIGGSIGYGQVGSSGAVSSRTRWCRPDCRVEGTSLPPCCVVSCTPPSCCQLYYAQASCCRPSYCGQSCCRPACCCQPTCIEPICEPICCEPTC; encoded by the coding sequence ATGGCTTGCTGTTCCACCAGTTTCTGTGGATTTCCCATCTGTTCCACTGCTGGGACCTGTGGCTCCAGCTGCAGCCAGCCAACCTGCTGCCAGACCAGCTGCTGCCAGCCAACTTCCATCCAAACCAGCTGCTGCCAACCAATCTTCATCCAGACCAGCTGCTGCCAGCCAACCTGCCTCCAGACCAGCGGCTGTGAGACCGGCTGTGGCATTGGTGGCAGCATTGGCGGCAGCATTGGCTATGGCCAGGTGGGTAGCAGCGGAGCTGTGAGCAGCCGCACCAGGTGGTGCCGCCCTGACTGCCGCGTGGAGGGCACCAGCCTGCCTCCCTGCTGTGTGGTGAGCTGCACACCCCCATCCTGCTGCCAGCTGTACTATGCCCAGGCCTCCTGCTGCCGCCCATCCTACTGTGGACAGTCCTGCTGCCGCCCAGCCTGCTGCTGCCAGCCCACCTGCATTGAGCCCATCTGTGAGCCCATCTGCTGTGAGCCCACCTGCTAA
- the LOC113877047 gene encoding keratin, high-sulfur matrix protein, B2C, translating to MACCSTSFCGFPICSTAGTCGSSCCRSTCSQTSCCQPTCLQTSGCETGCGIGGSIGYGQVGSSGAVSSRTRWCRPDCRVEGTSLPPCCVVSCTTPSCCQLYYAQASCCRPSYCGQSCCRPACCCQPTCIEPICEPTCCQPTC from the coding sequence ATGGCCTGCTGTTCTACTAGCTTCTGTGGCTTTCCCATCTGTTCCACTGCTGGGACCTGTGGCTCCAGCTGCTGCCGATCAACCTGCAGTCAGACCAGCTGCTGCCAGCCAACCTGCCTCCAGACCAGTGGCTGTGAGACTGGCTGTGGCATTGGTGGCAGCATTGGCTACGGCCAGGTGGGTAGCAGCGGAGCTGTGAGCAGCCGCACCAGGTGGTGCCGCCCTGACTGCCGTGTGGAGGGCACCAGCCTGCCTCCCTGCTGTGTGGTGAGCTGCACAACCCCCTCCTGCTGCCAGCTGTACTATGCCCAGGCCTCCTGCTGCCGCCCATCCTACTGTGGACAGTCCTGCTGCCGCCCAGCCTGCTGCTGCCAGCCCACCTGCATTGAGCCCATCTGTGAGCCCACCTGCTGCCAACCCACCTGTTAA
- the LOC113878497 gene encoding keratin, high-sulfur matrix protein, IIIA3-like, with amino-acid sequence MTVSCCGPTFSSFSCGRGCLQPCCYRDPCCCRPVSCQTTVSRPVTCVPRCTRPICEPCRRPVCCDPCSLQEGCCRPITCCPTSCQAVVCRPCCWATTCCQPISVQSPCCRPTCCRPAPCRTTCRTC; translated from the coding sequence ATGACCGTCTCCTGCTGCGgccccaccttctcctccttcagcTGTGGCAGAGGCTGCCTCCAGCCCTGCTGCTACCGCGACCCCTGCTGCTGCCGCCCAGTGTCCTGCCAGACCACTGTGAGCCGCCCCGTGACCTGCGTGCCCCGCTGCACGCGCCCCATCTGCGAGCCCTGCCGCCGCCCGGTCTGCTGTGACCCCTGCAGCCTGCAGGAGGGCTGCTGCCGCCCCATCACCTGCTGCCCCACGTCCTGCCAGGCCGTGGTCTGCCGCCCCTGCTGCTGGGCCACCACGTGCTGCCAGCCCATCTCTGTGCAGTCCCCGTGCTGCCGGCCCACCTGCTGCCGGCCCGCCCCCTGCCGCACCACCTGCCGCACCTGCTGA
- the LOC113878547 gene encoding keratin, high-sulfur matrix protein, IIIA3-like, translating to MTVSCCGPTFSSFSCGRGCLQPCCYRDPCCCRPVSCQTTVSRPVTCVPRCTRPICEPCRRPVRCDPCSLQEGCCRPITCCPTSCQAVVCRPCCWATTCCQPISVQSPCCRPTCCRPAPCRTTCRTFRTSPCC from the coding sequence ATGACCGTCTCCTGCTGCGGCCCCACCTTCTCGTCCTTCAGCTGTGGCAGAGGCTGCCTCCAGCCCTGCTGCTACCGTGACCCCTGCTGCTGCCGCCCAGTGTCCTGCCAGACCACCGTGAGCCGCCCCGTGACCTGCGTGCCCCGCTGCACGCGCCCCATCTGCGAGCCCTGCCGCCGCCCAGTCCGCTGCGACCCCTGCAGCCTGCAGGAGGGCTGCTGCCGCCCCATCACCTGCTGCCCCACGTCCTGCCAGGCCGTGGTCTGCCGCCCCTGCTGCTGGGCCACCACGTGCTGCCAGCCCATCTCTGTGCAGTCCCCGTGCTGCCGGCCCACCTGCTGCCGGCCCGCCCCCTGCCGCACCACCTGCCGCACCTTCAGGACCTCCCCCTGCTGCTGA